A stretch of DNA from Micromonospora sp. NBC_01813:
ACTGAAAAATGACTCCGGATTACTACCTGATCCTGTCGGCGGTGCTGTTCACCATCGGCGCGGTCGGCGTGCTGGTTCGCCGCAACGCGATCGTGCTGTTCATGTGCATCGAGTTGATGCTCAACTCCGCGAACCTGGCCCTGGTCACCTTCAGCCGGATCAACGGTGACCTCAACGGTCAGATCATCGCCTTCTTCGTGATGGTCGTGGCGGCAGCCGAGGTGGTCGTGGGGCTCGCCATCATCATGACCATCTTCCGTACTCGACGCTCGGCAAGCGTCGACGACGCCAACCTGCTGAAGTACTAAAGGGGCCCACACGTGGAATCGACTGTGGAGTACGCCCAGGCCACGGGGCTGCTGAGTAGCGTGTGGCTGCTGGTGGCCATCCCGCTGGCCAGCGCGGCGATCCTGCTGCTGCTCGGCCGCCGGGCAGACAAGTGGGGACACTGGCTCGGGGTGGCGAGCGTCGGGGCGATCTTCGTTCTCGGCCTGACCTACTTCTTCCAGCTACGCGGCCTGGAAAACCGGGCGGTCGAGCTGAGCCTGTGGCAGTTCATCGAGGTCGGTGGCCTGTCGGTGGACTTCGGGCTGCTGTACGACCCGCTGTCGGCGGTCTTCGTGCTGCTGATCACCGGTGTGGGTTTCCTGATCCACATCTACGCGGTCGAGTACATGTCGCACGACCCGGGTCGGCGGCGCTTCTTCGCGTACTTCAACCTGTTCGTCGCCGCGATGTTGATGCTGGTGCTCGGCAACAACTACGTGATGCTCTTCCTCGGCTGGGAGGGCGTCGGCCTGGCGTCGTACCTGTTGATCTCCTTCTGGTACAACCTGCCGGCTGCGGCGACCGCCGGTAAGAAGGCGTTCCTGATGAACCGGGTCGGCGACGCCGGCCTGGTGCTGGCGATCTTCCTGATGTTCGCCACCCTGGGCACCACCCAGTTCGACGCGGTCTTCACCGGCGCCGGCGCGCTGGCCTCCGGCACCATCCTGGCGATGGGCCTGCTGCTGTTGCTCGGCGCCACCGGCAAGTCCGGCCAGTTCCCCCTGCAGGCCTGGTTGCCCGACGCGATGGAAGGCCCGACCCCGGTCTCGGCGCTGATCCACGCCGCGACGATGGTCACCGCCGGCGTCTACCTGATCGCCCGGTCCAACCCGATCTTCTCGGCGAACCCGACGCTGCAGACCGTAGTGGTCAGCATCGGCGCTTTCACCCTGCTGCTCGGCGCGGTCATCGGCTGCGCCAAGGACGACATCAAGCGGGTGCTGGCCTGGTCGACGGTCTCCCAGATCGGCTACATGTTCCTCGGCGTCGGGCTCGGCGGCGGCGCCTACGCGCTGGCCATCGTGCACCTGCTGGCGCACGGCTTCTTCAAGGCCGGGCTGTTCCTCGGCGCCGGTTCGGTGATGCACGGCATGAACAACCAGGTCGACATCCGGCGCTTCGGCGGCCTGTGGCGCTACATGAAGATCACCTGGGCGACCTTCGGGCTGGCCTGGCTGGCGATCATCGGCATCCCGCCGTTGTCCGGCTACTTCTCCAAGGAGCCGATCATCGCGGCGGCCTTCGAGCGCGAGGACTGGACCGCCTGGCTGTTCGGCGGTGCCGCCCTGCTCGGCACCGGGATCACCGCCTTCTACATGACCCGGCTGTTCGTCCTGACCTTCCACGGCCCGAAGCGGTGGACGGAAGACATCGACCACCCGCACGAGTCGCCGGCGTTGATGACCGTGCCGCTGATCCTGCTGTCGGTCGGCTCGGTCGCCGCCGGCGCCCTGATGGCCACGTCGGTGCCCGAGTGGCTGACCCCGGTCTTCGACGCCGACGAGAGCGGCCACGAGGCGGTGCTGTCGCACCTGACGGTCACCATCCTGGCGTTGGTGGTCACCGTGCTCGGCGCGGTCGGCGGCTGGCTGCTGTTCCGTAACGGCACCGCCGAGCAGGAGCAGCCGGCCGGGGTGCTGGTCACCGCGGCCCGACACAACCTCTACACCGACGCGTTCAACCGGGCGGTGTTCGAACGGCCGGGCATCTTCCTCACCCGGGCGCTGGTCTTCCTCGACAACCGGGGAGTCGACGGGCTGGTCAACGGCCTGGCCGCCGCGATCGGCGGCAGCTCCGGGCGACTGCGGCGGCTGCAGACCGGCTTCGTGCGCTCGTACGCGATGTCCGTGCTCGCCGGCGCCCTCGTGGTGGTCGCGGCGTTCCTCGCCCTGCAGATGGGATGGCTGGCGTGAACGACTTTCCGTTCCTCTCGGTGCTGACCGTGGCGCCGCTGGTCGGTGCGCTCGTGGTGGCGCTCGTCCCGCGCCGCCAGGGGGAGTTCGCCAAGTGGCTGGCGCTCGGCTGGTCGGTCGCGGTGCTGGTGCTGTCGCTGGTGATGTGGTTCGCCTTCCAAGCCGGCGGTGACCGCTTCCAGTTCCACGAGTCGTACCCGTGGATCCCCAACTGGGGGGTGCGGTTCACCTTCGCCGCCGACGGCATCGCGCTGGTCATGCTGATGCTGATCGCCGTACTGGTGCCGTTGGTGATCCTCGCCTCCTGGCACGACGCGGAGGCGTCGAAGCGGTCGGTGCCGGTCTACTTCGGTCTGCTGCTGATGCTCCAGGGCACGATGATCGGTGTCTTCGCCGCCGCCGACATCTTCCTGTTCTACGTGTTCTTCGAAGTCATGCTGGTGCCGATGTACTTCCTGATCGGCAGCTACGGCGGTCATCAGCGCCAGTACGCGGCGGTGAAGTTCTTCCTCTACTCGCTGGTCGGCGGCCTGTTCATGCTGGCCGCGGTGATCGGCCTGTGGGTGGTCGGCGGACAGACCTTCGACTGGCAGGCGCTGAGCCAGATCGACATGTCCACCGGGGTGGAGCGCTGGCTGTTCCTCGGCTTCTTCGTGGCGTTCGCGATCAAGGCGCCGTTCTTCCCGTTCCACACCTGGCTGCCGGATGCCGGTGGCGCGGCGCCGGCCGGCTCGGCCGCGCTGCTGGTCGGCGTGATGGACAAGGTCGGCACGTTCGGCATCCTGCGCTACTGCCTGGGGCTGTTCCCCGAGGCGTCCCAGTGGTTCGCGCCCTGGGCGCTGACGCTGGCGGTGATCGGCATCATCTACGCCGCGCTGCTGGCGGTCGGCCAGAACGACCTCAAGCGGCTGGTGTCGTACACGTCGATCTCGCACTTCGGCTTCATCGGGGTCGGCATCTTCGCGTTCACCACCCAGGCCGGCACCGGCGCGGTGCTCTACATGGTCAACCACGGGCTCGCCACCGGCCTGCTGTTCCTGGTCGTCGGCATGTTCGTGGCGCGGCGCGGCTCGGCGCTGATCAGCGACTTCGGCGGGGCCGGGAAGATGGTGCCGGTGCTGGCCGGGGTCTTCTTCTTCGCCGGTCTGGCGTCGCTGGCGCTGCCCGGCACCGCCCCGTTCGTCTCCGAGTTCCTGGTGCTGATCGGCACCTTCTCGGTGAACAAGCCGGTCGCGGTGATCGCCACGCTCGGCATCATCCTGGCCGCCGCGTACGTGTTGTGGATGGTGCAGCGCACCACCCAGGGCCCGCTGAACCCGGCGCTGGCCACCATGGACGGCATGAAACGGGACATCACGCTACGGGAGAAGGTCGTGGTGGCCCCGCTGATCGCGCTGCTCCTGCTGTTCGGGTTCTACCCCAAGCCGTTGACCGACGTGATCAACCCGGCGATCCAGGCGACGTTGTCCGATGACGTCGGCACGTCCGACCCCGCCCCGACCGTGGGCGTTATCCAGGAGGCGGCCCGGTGAGCGACATCTCGTTCCCCGAGATCAACTACGCGGCGATCGCACCGCTGCTGATCCTGTTCGGCGCGGCGATGATCGGCGTACTCGTCGAGGCGTTCGTGCCCCGTTCGGTGCGCAACCCGGTGCAGTTGGTACTCGCCCTGGGCAGCATGGTGGCCGCCCTGATCGCGGTCGTGGCGCAGGGCAGCACCCGGACGGTGACCGCCGGTGAGGCGATCGCGGTCGACGGGCCGACGCTGTTCCTGCAGGGCGCCATCCTGGTGCTCGCCATCATGGCGATGCTGCTGATCGGCGAGCGGACCCTGGAGACCGGCGGGGCGTTCGTCGCGCAGGCGGCGATCGTGGTCAACTCCCCGGAGGACCGCAAGCAGGCGGAGGGCCGCTCCGGCGCCACCGAGGTCTACCCGCTGGCGCTGTTCGCGATCGCCGGCATGCTGCTGTTCGTCGCGGCCAACGACCTGCTGACGATGTTCATCGCACTGGAGGCGTTCTCGCTGCCGCTGTACCTGCTCTGCGCGTTGGCCCGGCGCCGGCGACTGCTCAGCCAGGAAGCGGCGCTGAAGTACTTCCTGCTGGGCGCCTACTCGTCGGCGTTCTTCCTGTTCGGGCTGGCCCTGACCTACGGCTTCACCGCCGGTGTGGACAGCCCGACCGGGCCGGGCGTCGACTTCGCGACGATCCGGCTCGCGGTGGAGACCTCCACCGCCAGCCCGGTGCTGTTGTTCGCCGGCATCGCGTTGATCTCGGTCGGTCTGCTGTTCAAGGCGACCGCGGTGCCGTTCCACGTCTGGGCCCCGGACGTCTACCAGGGTGCGCCGACGCCGATCACCGGTTTCATGGCGGCCTGCACCAAGGTCGCCGCGTTCGGTGCGCTGCTGCGGGTGCTGCACGTCGCGTTCTACGGCGCGGCCTGGGACTTCACCCCGGTGCTCGGCACCATCGCCGTGTTGACCATGCTGGTCGGCGCGATCATGGCGGTCACCCAGACCGACATCAAGCGGCTGCTGGCGTACTCGTCGGTGGCCAACGCCGGCTACCTGCTGGTCGGGGTGCTGTCGTTGTCCGCCGCCGGGCTGGCCAGCACGATGTTCTACCTGGTGGCGTACGGCTTCATCGTGCTCGCCGCGTTCGCCGTGGTGACCCTGGTGCGTGACGCCGACGGCGAGGCCACCCACCTGTCCCGGTGGGCCGGACTCGGCCGGCGTTCGCCGCTGTTCGCCGGAGTCTTCACCTTCATCCTGCTGGCCTTCGCCGGTATCCCGTTGACCAGCGGCTTCACCAGCAAGTTCGCGGTGTTCGGCGCGGCAATCGGGGACGGCCAGGTCTGGCTGGTGATCGCCGGGGTGGTGACCAGCATGATCCTCGCCTTCCCGTACCTGCGGGTGGTGGTGATGATGTGGCTGAGCGAGCCGAGCGACGCCACCCCGACGGTGGTGATCCCCGGCGCGCTGACCTCGGCGGCGCTGATGATCGGCGTACTGGCCACCCTGCTGCTCGGCGTCGCCCCGGGCGCGCTGCTCGATCTCACCAGCAACGCCGCCGAGTTTGTCCGATGAGTCGCCCCACCCGCCCCCAACCTGGGCCGCGCCGACCGCTGTGGCATGGTTGGGGGTGTGGTGAGGACGGATGACGGCGGCTCCATCGCCTCCAGCGCGAGGGCGGTGACCTCGATCGGGATCGACATCGTCGACCCGCGGCTACAGGCGTCCGTCGAGCGGGTCATGGCGATGGTCGAGTCCGAACTGCGCGACTGCGTGTTCAGCGCCGACCCGTTCGTGACCGAAGCGGCCCGGCATCTGGTCGAGGCCGGCGGGAAACGGTTCCGGCCGCTGTTGGTGGCCCTCGGGGCACATTTCGGTGACCCGCAGTCGCCGTTGGTGGTGCCGGCTGCGGTGGTGATGGAGCTCACCCACCTGGCGACGCTCTACCACGACGACGTGATGGACGAGGCGCTGGTGCGTCGGGGCGCCCCGAGCGCCAATTCGCGGTGGACCAACTCGGTGGCCATCCTGGTCGGCGACTACCTGTTCGCCCGGGCCGCCGACCTCGCCGCCGACCTGGGTATCGAGGCCGTCCGGCTGCAGGCCCGGACCTTCGCCCGGCTGGTGCACGGCCAGATCGCCGAAACCGTCGGCCCGCGTGCCGGCGAGCCGTCGGTCGACCACTACCTGCAGGTGATCGGGGACAAGACCGGATCGCTGATCGCGACGTCCGCCCGGTTCGGCGGGATGTTCGGCGGTGCGGCGCCCGAGCACGTCGAGGCCCTCGCCGGGTACGGCGAGATCATCGGTGTGGCGTTCCAACTCTCCGACGACCTGCTCGACATCGCCTCCGAGTCGGCCCAGTCCGGCAAGACACCCGGCACCGACCTGCGGGAGGGCGTGCCCACGCTGCCGGTGCTCTACGCACTCGGCGACGATGACGGCGACGCGGCGGCGCGGCGGCTCCGGGAAATCCTGGCGGCGGGTCCGGTGACCGACGACGACCTGCACGCCGAGGCGCTCGGGCTGCTGCGTGAGTCGCCGGCTCTCAAACGCGCCCGGGAGACCGTCCGCAGCTACGCGGAGGACGCTCGGGCCCGGCTGGCCCCGTTGCCGTCGGGCGGCCCCCGCCAGGCGATGGAATCACTCTGTGACTTCATCGCCGACCGGACGAACTAGCAGCCGGGTCGACGCCGCTGGCACCCCACCGTCCTGGCTGCGGCGCCGGTGCCGCACCGCGTCGGGTCGACGGTGGATTTGCGCAGTCCAGGGTGGCTGCGGGGGCAGCGGCCGAGGGTGCCATTTGCGATGACCTTACGCCAGCTAATAGCATGAACCGAACGTGTCGGGCGCCACACCGATAGTCGCCACCTGGTGCCCCTGATTCGAAAGGGCATTCCACAGGCGGCTGTCTTTTCATATGGTGTAAGTCCCCGGCGGCGGAGGTGGTTGTGCGCGACCCCTTGGCGGAACCTTCGGACCTGATCCGGAGCGTTTCACGGGCACTTCGTGTGCTCGAAGCGGTAGGTCGTGCTCCGCGCGGGCTGACGGTCAAACAGATCGCCCGACGGTGCGAGTTGACCGTGGCCACCACGTACCACCTGGTGCGCACCCTGGCGTACGAGGGCTACGTGATTCGCCGCGAGGACGGCACCTACATCGTCGGGCTCGAGATCGCCGACCGGTACCGCGAACTGGTCACCGCGTTTCGCGGCCCGCCGGCCGTCGGCGAGGCGCTGCGCCGGGCCGCCGTCGAGTCCGGGTACAGCCACTACCTCGGCCGGTTCGTCGGCACCCAGGTGGCGGTGACGGCGTCGGCCGACGGACTCCGCTCGCCGTACCTGGAGGACATGGTCCCCGGATTCGACGAAGGCGCGCACGCCACCGCCCTCGGCAAGGCGCTGCTCGCCACGCTCACCCCCGATCAGCGGTTCCGGTATCTCAAAGAGTTCGGGATGCGGCCGTTCACCTCGGCGACGATCACCACGATCGAAGGCTTCGAAGCCGACCTCGCGGTGGGCGACCGGCGCGGCATGCACCTGGAGATCGGTCAGTACCGCCAGGGCATCGCCTGCGCCGCGGTGATGGTCAACGCGGACAAGGACCTCGAACGGCGGGTGGCGATCGCCTGCGCGTTGCCGGCCGCCGAGATGATGACGTCGGCCCGGGTGGTCCGCGCCAAGCTGCTGACGGCTGCTCGGGCGGTGGCCGAGGCGATGACCGCCCCGGAGCATCCGGCAAGCTGAGCGCCGGGGCGCGGCGGGCCGACCCTGCGGCGCCCGGCCGGCTGAGCAGTTTTCCCAGGACTTGAACCGTCCGGCTGGTGGCTACGTGTCAACAGTCGGAAGGGAAGGGCGGCTCTTGACCGACCAGGATTCACAACTGATGCGCGCGTTGCACGAAGAGCACGGCGACGCGCTGTTCGCCCATGCCCTTCGGCTGGCTGGCGGTGACCGCCAACGAGCCGAAGACTTGGTTCAAGAGACGCTGCTGCGGGCCTGGCGACACCCCGAGTCGCTGGATCCGGAGCGAGGTTCTGTACGAGCCTGGCTGTTCACCACAGCCCGGAATCTCGCGATCGACGCCTGGCGTCGACGCAGTGTCCGGGTCGGCGAGGTCGTCACCGACGAGCTGCCGGAGCCACCGCCCGCGGTGGACGAGGCGGACCGGGCGGTGGAGGCGTGGACGGTCGCCGAGGCACTCGGGCGGCTGTCGCCGCCACACCGTGAGGTGTTGATCGAGTGTTTCTACCGGGGCCGGTCGGTCTCCGAGGCGGCGGCCCGGCTCGGGGTGCCACCCGGCACCGTGAAGTCACGGACACATTACGCACTGCGCGCCTTGCGCCTGGTGCTGGAGGAGATGGGGGTGACCCAGTGAGGTGTGACTACGCGCACGACGATGGAGCTTACGTCCTGGGTGCCCTGTCGCCCTCCGAGCGCGCGGCGTACGAGCACCACCTCAGCGGCTGCGCCGGCTGCCGGCAGGCGGTGGCGGAGATCGCCGTACTGCCCGGGCTGCTCGGCCGGCTCGATCCCGCCGGCTTCGAACAGATCAGCGACCCACCGTTGGCCGGGCCTCGACTGTCGACCCTGGTCGGCGCGGCCGACCGGGCGCGTCGGCGCGGGCGACGGATGCGACGTTGGCAGACGGCGGGCGCGGCGCTCGCCGCCGCCGGCCTGGCGATCGTCGTCGGCTTCGGTGTCGGCTGGGTCGGTGCCGGCGGTACGCCGGAGACCACCCCTGGTTCGCAGCTCACCGCGATGCAGCCGGTGGCAACCGAGATCCCGATCCACGCCGAGGTCGGCCTGCGGTCGGTGGCGAGCACCGGGACCGAGGTGACCATGCGGTGCTGGTGGGAGCCGACCAACCCGGACGGCAACCCGATGAACTTCGAGCTGGTCGCGTACGACCGGGACGGTGCGAAGCAGCAGGTCGGCTCGTGGGCGGTCAGCCCCGGGGCGGAGATCGTGTTCACCGGTGCCACCCGGTTCGAGCAGGACCAGCTGGAACGCCTCGAGCTGGTGCGCGCCGACGGCGCGGCGATCCTGACGTACCAGGTCAGCTGAGCCGATCCGGCGCGGCTGGTGACCCCAGGTCGCCGGCCTCGGTCAGCTCCATCCAACGGTCCGGGCGGGCCAGCGGCGCGAAGCCCAACGGTGCGTAGACGCCGTGCGCGTCCAGGGTGCCCAGCACCAGCCGCCGGACGCCGCGCCGACGCAGCTCGTCGCGGACCGTGCCGACCAGCCAACGACCGAGGCCACGGCCGCGATGCGACCGGTCGATGTAGACGTCGCAGAGCCAACCGAAGGTCGCCAGGTCGGTGACGACCCGGGCGAAGCCGACCTGCTGGTCGTTTGCGTCCTGGTAGATCCCGAACACCACCGAGTTGGCGATGGCGGTGGCGACCACCTCCCGCGACCGGCCCAGCGCCCAGTAGGCGTCGGTGCAGAGCCAGGTGTGCACCCGATCCAGGTCGATGCGGTCCGGATCGTCGCAGATCTGATAGCCGCCCGCACGTTCGATCGTCAGCACGCTCCGACCTTATGCCGAGCATCCGGCGGTCCGCCGCCGAATTCCTGGCCGGGTCAGTCCCGGTCGAGGACTGGCCGGGTCAGTCCCGGTCGAGGATCAGCCCCAGCACCCAGGTGACCACGCTGACGAAGAGCGCCCCGAGTACGGCGGCCGGCCAGAAGCTGTCGACGTGGAACGGCAGTTCGAGCTGTTCGGCGATGAACCCGGTCAGCAGGAACAGCAGTCCGTTCACCACCACCGCGATGAGGCCGAGAGTGAGCAGGTAGAAACCACACCCGACGGTCTTGATGATCGGCTGCAGGACCGCGTTGACCACACCGAAGATGGCCGAGACGAGCAGCAGGGTGCTGACGGACTCGCCCAGGGAGCCGCTTTCCAGCCGGATGCCGGGAACGACGAAGGTGGCAAGCCAGAACGCCAGTGCGGTGCTGCCCAACCGAATGAGCAGGCTCGTGACGAAACTCATCCCGGGATCTTGCCATGGACGATGGCCGTACCGACCACGGACGTTGCCGGTCGTCGATACCATCGCCGAGCGTCGAGCACGTTGTCACCAAGGGTTGGCGCCGATCGGCGCCGGAGGTGGTCGGATGGTGTCCGGACCGGACCAGCTGCAGTCACACCGGTACACCGCGCAGCGGGTGGTCCGGGCCCTCGTCCGTGGCGACGCCGATCCGACCCGACCCCCGCCGGGGGACCGCAGTGTCAGCGCGACGCTGGCCGGCCTGCTGATCGCGGTCATCCTGCTCGGGGCCGCCGCCGGCTACGGGGCGGTGACGGGTACGGCGCGTATCGACTGGCGGGACAGCGCGGTGGTGATCGTCGAGCGGGAGTCCGGTGCCCGCTACGTCTACCGCGACGACATGCTGCGTCCGGTGCACAACTACAGTTCGGCGCTGCTGATCGCGGCTGCGGCACCGCCGCGCACCGTGTTGGTGAGCCAGGCGGCGCTGCGCGGGGTACGGCGCGGCGCACCGCTCGGCATCCCGGGCGCTCCCGACTCGCTGCCGCCGGCCGAGGACCTCGTTGATGCGCAGTGGACGGTGTGTTCCGGTGGGCAGGGCCCGGAGCCACCCACCGCGACGGCTCAGCCCGACGCGATGGTGCTGGTCGGCGGGACCGTCGCGGCCGGCCGTGAACTCGGTCGGGACGCGCTGCTCGTCCGGTCGACCGACGGCGGCCTGCACCTGCTCTGGCAAGGCCACCGGCACCTGATCGAGGAGCCCGAGCTGGTGCTCAGCGCCCTCGGTTGGAGCCACCACCGGCCGGTCCCGGTGCCGGCGGCGGTGGTGCGGGCGGTGCCGGCCGGTGCCGGCCTGGTCCGTCCGACACTCTCCCTGGCCGGCGCGCGGTCCGTCGCGATCCCGCAGGCGGTGATCGGTGAGGTGTTCGTGGTGGTCACCCAGAGCGGATCCCGGCAGTACGCGGTGGCGGACCGGACCGGGCTGGCGGCGATCACCCAGGTGCAGGCGGACCTGCTGCTGACCGCGTACGACCAGGCGGAGCCGACGGTGTTGACGCAGGGCCGGTTCCGGGAGCTTCCCCGGGCGGCCGGCCTGATTCCGGATGGGCTGCTGCCCCCGCCGGCCACCACGCCCGAAGTGCGGCCGGCGGCGACCGGCGTGGTCTGCGTACGGGTCGCCCAGCTGGCTGACGCCGGGCCAGCGGCGGTCGCGGTGCGGGTCGACGTGGACCCGGCCGTTGTCGCGCCGGGAGTGCGGTTGCCGCCCGGCCGGGGGGCGCTCGTCCAGGCGGTGCCGCCCGGGGGAGCCGCCAGGTCGGCCGGGAGTTCTTCCGGACGGCCGGAGGACGACGGTCCGGTGAGTCTGATCACCGACGCCGGACTGCGCTACCAGGTGAGCGATCCGACGGTGCTCGCCACCCTGGGCTATCCGGACGCCGTGCCGGTGCGGCTGCCCGCCGAGGTCGTCGAGTTGGTTCCGGCGGGTCCGGATCTCGATCCACGGCTGGCGCTCGGGTGACGGCCGGCTCGGTGCGCGAGCGACCATCGAGACGAAGCTGTTATCCACAGCGGACGGATTCGGGAACGCGGCCGTCGGCCCGGCGGACTACGTTCTGCGATAGGGCGGCGACTGCCGACTGTCGATGTGTGGGGTGCGGGTGGGCGCCGGCATGGTCACGGCACCGGTGCGTCGCCGGTGTGTCGGAAGGAGGATGGCGGATGTCCCAGACCCAGGCGGAGGCCGCGGTGATGCGGCAGACGGCGGGCCGGTTCGAGCAGGTCGACGCGGAGCTGGACACCATGCTGCGGGGCCTGCTGCACCGGCTCGAGGCGGTGCAGGGCGCCTGGCGGGGCGCGGGTGGTCGATCGTTCGAGCAGGTGAAGACGGCATGGGCGCAGGATCAGGCGGCGTTGCAGGCGGCGCTGCGCGAGACGGCCGCCGCGGTGCGGTCCGCTGGTGTCCACTATCAGTCCGCCGACCTCGCGGCGGCGGACCGGGTGACCGGGGCCGGTCGCCGGATCGAGTTGCCGCTGTGAGCCCTGGCCACCGCAAGCCGGAGCCGTCGACGATGGAGGTGTGCTGATGACCGAGGGTGTTCTGGTCGTCGATTTCTCGGTGCTGCGCCAGGCGAGCGCGGACATCGCGCAGGCGCTGCGTACGCTCGAATCACAGTTGGAGCAGTTGGAGCGCGATGCTGCTCCGTTGATCGCGACCTGGGACGGCGCGGCCCGGCAGGCGTACGAGCAGCGGCAGGGTCGGTGGCGGGCCGCCGCCCGGAATCTGCAAACGATGCTGCGCGACATCAAGTTGGCGGTGGACGACTCGGCGGCGGACTATCTGAGCGCGGAGCGCCGCAACGCCAGCCTGTTCCAGTGACTGCCGGGCGGTGCCGGGGTGGCGTTCGTTTCGCCCGGAGCGGTCCGGGTAATCCGGTTCGGCGATGGACATCCGTCAACGTTCAATCGTGTCCATCTGGACACGTAACGTCATTTTGAGTTTAGTGATCGAGAACGCCTCCCCGCCGGCCGTCGTGATCATGGAACTACCTTGTAGGTTGTACCCGACGCGTGGGCCTGTCCGGTGAAAGGGGGCGGCCGTGACTGATTGGCAGCCGGCCACCGAGGTCGAGGCCGCGATGCGTGACGCCCTGCTCCGGCAGGATCAGGAGCGGTACTTCCAGCTCCTCGCCGGGACCGAGCTGCTGCTACCGGTCTCCGCGGAGGCGCTCGCCGGCCAGGTCCCGATGGGCTGGGGCACCTGGACCACCAACGGACGCACCCACGTCCTCGCTTTCACCTCCCCGGTGACGCTGCACGCCTGCCTCGGAAACAACGGCAGTTCGGCCCGTCGGGTGACCTTCGCCGAGTTGGCCAACACCTGGCCGAATCTCGAGTGGTGGTTGGCCGTGAACCCCGGCCTGCCGATCGAGGGGTGGCTTCCCGCCTGGTTCGTCGCTCAGCTCGCCCGTGGCGACGCGCGGCTACCCACCCGTGGCAGCCAGGCCCGGGCCCGGGCCACGGCGACCGTTCCGACCGGCCACGGCGGCGGCCCGCAGTCGGCGGCCGGTCGTCCCGGTGCGCCTACCGAAGGCTACGGCGGCGACCCGTACGGCACCGGCCGACCCGATTTCGACCAGCCGGAGCCCGAATACCCCGCGCCGGCCCCGCCGCTTGCGGCACCGACGGTGCCGGCTCCGCAGGGCCAGTGGCCCCACCCGGACCGGGCCGACGCCGACGC
This window harbors:
- a CDS encoding anti-sigma factor family protein, which translates into the protein MRCDYAHDDGAYVLGALSPSERAAYEHHLSGCAGCRQAVAEIAVLPGLLGRLDPAGFEQISDPPLAGPRLSTLVGAADRARRRGRRMRRWQTAGAALAAAGLAIVVGFGVGWVGAGGTPETTPGSQLTAMQPVATEIPIHAEVGLRSVASTGTEVTMRCWWEPTNPDGNPMNFELVAYDRDGAKQQVGSWAVSPGAEIVFTGATRFEQDQLERLELVRADGAAILTYQVS
- a CDS encoding WXG100 family type VII secretion target, translating into MSQTQAEAAVMRQTAGRFEQVDAELDTMLRGLLHRLEAVQGAWRGAGGRSFEQVKTAWAQDQAALQAALRETAAAVRSAGVHYQSADLAAADRVTGAGRRIELPL
- a CDS encoding phage holin family protein encodes the protein MSFVTSLLIRLGSTALAFWLATFVVPGIRLESGSLGESVSTLLLVSAIFGVVNAVLQPIIKTVGCGFYLLTLGLIAVVVNGLLFLLTGFIAEQLELPFHVDSFWPAAVLGALFVSVVTWVLGLILDRD
- a CDS encoding WXG100 family type VII secretion target; the encoded protein is MTEGVLVVDFSVLRQASADIAQALRTLESQLEQLERDAAPLIATWDGAARQAYEQRQGRWRAAARNLQTMLRDIKLAVDDSAADYLSAERRNASLFQ
- a CDS encoding GNAT family N-acetyltransferase, which codes for MLTIERAGGYQICDDPDRIDLDRVHTWLCTDAYWALGRSREVVATAIANSVVFGIYQDANDQQVGFARVVTDLATFGWLCDVYIDRSHRGRGLGRWLVGTVRDELRRRGVRRLVLGTLDAHGVYAPLGFAPLARPDRWMELTEAGDLGSPAAPDRLS
- the eccB gene encoding type VII secretion protein EccB, whose protein sequence is MVSGPDQLQSHRYTAQRVVRALVRGDADPTRPPPGDRSVSATLAGLLIAVILLGAAAGYGAVTGTARIDWRDSAVVIVERESGARYVYRDDMLRPVHNYSSALLIAAAAPPRTVLVSQAALRGVRRGAPLGIPGAPDSLPPAEDLVDAQWTVCSGGQGPEPPTATAQPDAMVLVGGTVAAGRELGRDALLVRSTDGGLHLLWQGHRHLIEEPELVLSALGWSHHRPVPVPAAVVRAVPAGAGLVRPTLSLAGARSVAIPQAVIGEVFVVVTQSGSRQYAVADRTGLAAITQVQADLLLTAYDQAEPTVLTQGRFRELPRAAGLIPDGLLPPPATTPEVRPAATGVVCVRVAQLADAGPAAVAVRVDVDPAVVAPGVRLPPGRGALVQAVPPGGAARSAGSSSGRPEDDGPVSLITDAGLRYQVSDPTVLATLGYPDAVPVRLPAEVVELVPAGPDLDPRLALG